The DNA region AGGAAGTGATCCCCGCCGTGGAGTTGCGCGACGTCGTTGCACTCTCCGACGTCGCGGAGAACGAAGCGAACGACAAGCTCGCGGTCGTCATGCGCGTCGGCACGGACTCGTTCTGCATCATCGTCGACGGCGTCGCCGATATCCAGGAGATCGTCGTCAAGCCGCTTTCCGCCTCGCTGGCCCATCTCAAGGTCTTCAGCGGCCATACCATCCTGGGCGACGGCTCGGTGGTGCTGATCCTCGACCCGGCCGGCCTCGCCGCCAGCCTTGGCATCGAGAAATCGACAGAGAAGAAGCGCGTCGAGACCCGCGACCAGAGCGCATACGAGCGCCGCCGCCTCGTCATGTTCAAGGCCGGCTCGGGAGCCCCCAAGGTTCTGCCGCTGTCGCTCGTCTCGCGCATCGAGATGGTCGAGACCGACCGCATCGAGCAGTCCGACGGCCGCCAGATGGTCCTGCTTCAAGGCCGCCTGATGCCGATCGTGCCGATCTCGCCCGAGATCGACATGTCGAAGCCGGCCTATCCGGTGCTTGTCGTCGCCACGGACCAGCGCGCCATCGGCCTCATGGCCGACGAGATCGTCGACATCCTCGAGGAGAAGCTCGAGATCCAGCTGACAAGCAACAACTCCGCGCTGGTGGGCTCCGCCGAGATCCGCGGCGAAGCGGTCGAGCTCATCGACGTCTCGCACTTCATCCGCATGGCCGACTCCGCCGGCAGCGCGGCGCCGACGCCGCAGCGTATCCTGTTCGCCTCCGACGACATGCTGGTGCGTGACATGCTCTGCCCCGCCCTTTCGGCGGCCGGCTACAGCGTGACCGCGACATCCGTCGGCAGCGACATCAACGAGCTGCTGGCACAGAGCGCAACGTTCGACGCCGTAATCATAGATACCGACACGCCGCTGCTGGCCAGCCCTGCCGCGCTACGAGCCTTGCAGGCGCGCAAGGACGCCGCCAGCATCCCGGCTTTCGGCGTCAGCAGGAATCCGACACCCCGCGCAGCCCGCATCGCGAGCGAGCACGGCTTGACCGCGCTGATCAGCAAGCACGAGCGCCACATGCTGCTTGATACGCTTGCCCACGCGCTCGATGCCGCCGCCGACGCCAAGGCTACGTCCATGGAGCTTGCCGCATGAGCACAGCCGTCGCCATCCCTTCCGCCTCGGACGTTCCGACAGCCGGGGAAGAAAGCTACTTCACCGTCTTCGCCGGCGGCGAGGCCTTCGGCCTTTCCGTCCTGCAGACACAGACCATTTTCCGCATCCAGAGCGTGACCCCGATCCCGCTCGGCCCCGCCGACATCGTGGGCCTCGTCAACCTACGCGGCAAGATCGTCACCGCCGTCAGCTTGCGCCGTCGCCTCTGCATCCCCGTCGACGAGGTACACAACTCGCTGGCCATCGGCATCGAGCACAAGGGCGAGAACTTCGCGCTAATCGTTGACGAGGTCGGCGACGTGCTGACGCTCGACGCCTCGATGAAGGTTCCGATCCCGGCCCACTTCGACCCGACCCGCTCGCGCCTGATGTCCGGACTCTACAAAGTCGGCAATCTTCTCGTTCCGGCGCTCAACATCGAAGCGCTCTTCGATTTCACGAACTAAGCCGACCGCTGCGGGCACGCCCCGCAGCGCAAGCCTTCGACGACCAAGGGTGTTTGCCAGTAAGAGTAAAGGTGAGTGACATGAAGACAGCGCTCGTCGTGGATGACTCCTCCTTCATCCGCAAGATCGCAAGGCAGATCCTCGACAACATGGGCTTCGAGGTATCGGAAGCCGCGGACGGCTCCGATGCGCTCGCGCAATGCCAAAAGGGATTTCCCGATCTCATCCTGCTCGACTGGAACATGCCGGTGATGAGCGGGCTCGAGTTCTTGACCAAGCTGCGCAAGATGCCGGGCGGCGACGCACCCCAGGTCGTCTTCTGCACGACCGAGAACACGCGCGACAAAATCCTGACAGCGCTCGAAGCTGGCGCCACCGAGTACATCATGAAGCCCTTCGACCAGGAAATCATCCGCACGAAGCTCGAGCAGATCGGAATGGTCTGAGAGCGACGGCGTAAGGCGAGGCTCCGCGAGCACCAGAGCAACGCAAACGGCTCAACCCCAAAAAGAGCAGCGATACTTGCCATGTCCCAAGCGTTTGATGCCCTTTGCGACTATCTGCGCCGCCAATCCGGCCTCGTGATGGATCAGAGCAAGAAGTATCTCGTCGATAGCCGCGTCATGCCGATCGTACGGCGTGAGCGCCTGTCCGGCCTCGAAGAGCTCGTGGCGCTGCTGCAAAAAGGACAATCGCCGAAGCTCGCCAAGGACGTCATCGAGGCGATGACCGTCAACGAAACCTACTTCTTCCGCGACAAGGCCCCCTTCGACCAGTTCCGCTCCGTCATGCTGCCGGCCCTCCTGACGGCACGGCAGAACGAGAAGCGCCTGCGCATCTGGTCCGCCGCCGCGTCGACGGGGCAAGAAGCCTACTCGCTGGCCATGATCCTCGAAGAGTTCGCCGCAAAGCTCGCCGGGTGGAAGATCGACATCGTCGCCACCGACCTTTCGGAGCAGGTGCTCGAGAAGGCAAAGAAGGGCATCTACTCGCAGTTCGAGGTCCAGCGCGGCCTGCCGACGCCGATGCTACTGCGTCATTTCAATCAGATCGGCGAAAGCTGGCAATTGTCTGACCACATTCGCTCGAAGGTGACCTTCCGGCAGCTGAACCTGCTCTCGGACTTTACGGTGCTCGGCCGCTTCGACGTCATTCTCTGCCGCAACGTGCTGATCTACTTCGACGCCGCGCGAAAGACGGACATCCTGGCCCGCATGACCCGCGTGCTGGCACCCGACGGCTTCCTGACGCTCGGAGCCTCCGAGAGCCTCATCGGCCTCAAGACGGACCTTGTCGCCCATCCCGAGCACCGTGGCATCTTCGCGCGCGCCGCTGCGGCTGCGGCCTCGACACCCCGCTTCACGCCGCGCACTGATCAGCCCAGCGCGACACTGCCGCCGGGCTTCGGCGCTACCGCGTTGTCCGCAGCGGCTCGCCTGCGCACCACCGGCTGATCGCCAGTCAATGATCTGGGATTATTACGCGGCGGCGAACCTCAAACCCGCTGCGTTTCGTTGTCCGCCCGCTCCTGGCCGGAACGCGCGAGCTCGCTGCCCCGGTCAAGCTGGGCAAGGCGCGCAATGTCCGCCACGCGATCAGGCGCGAGAGCGTCCGTTCCGATCAAGGCGATCAGGGCGTCGCTCGATACATTGCCCATGGCTCCGGCGAGCGCCGCGCGCTCGACCCGAGGCCCGCGCTGGACAAGTGACTCGGGCGCTGGCGTAGCCTCAGCCGGCCGTGAGCGGATCAGGTCGGCCACCTGGCGCGCACTCTGGTCGCGCTCGGCCACGACAGGAGGCAGCCCAGTTGCCGCCCCCGCGTCCACGCGCGATGCAGACGCGATCATGTCCGGATTACCGATCCACTCGGCTTCCTGCGTCCGGCGGCTGACGAGCCCCTGCAGAACCTCCCCGCCAGCCTTGTTGTATTGAACGAAGATATCGCGCACGGCATCAAGATCACCGCGACGCACGGCATCGCCGAGCCCGCTGCCGATCCATGCCGTGCCAGCGTTGTAGGTGAGAGACGTGAGCGCAGCCTTGGTGCCCTCGTCCGTATGTCCCGCCGCCTTTTCGACGATGGCGCGTGCCGACGAGACCTCGGCATGGAAGCGCCGCTCCGCCTCGGCGCGGTCGATCACCTCACCGGCGAACTGGGCGCGCGTGCCATATCCGTTCGAGAACTGAGCATAGTCCCAGCTCGCTTGAGGCGTATAGCCCTCGAAGTTGCGGATCGCGTCCAGATAAAAGCTGTGCATGGCAGGGATCGAAGGCCTCCGGCCAGTCTTGTTAACGCGACGCCCTTGCGCAAACCTTGCCGCTCGCCGGCCCTCTCAGAGCTGGCACGTCAGTTGCGTAATCGGGATAGTGTCCTCGTTTGGTGCAACCATGCAGCTTTCGGCAAGGCTTCGCGCTCGAATCTCCGCTCTCGGCGAGCTCTCCCGACCTCTGGGAGAGCCCCGTGCGGCTGCCCTTGCTCGCAGCCTAGCCAATGCCGTTGCCGCCGACGTCGCCCGTGGCTACGACCCCGACGCCACCATCGACGACTGGATTCGCCGCATCGCCGAGGAGATCGTAAAGCACTCCCGCGCGAGCTCGACCGCGCCCGGCAAGGCTGCCCGCATGCGCCGCATCGGAGACGTCCTTCCCGAGGTCTACTGAGCCGATTTGTTGACAGGCTCTCAAAGGCTGTCCCATTCCGACACAAAAAATTCGATAAAATTTGAGCCAAGTTTTCGTCTGCGGCCTAAGCCACCTGCAACAGCCCTCGGGTTACAAAGTACCAGACTGCCGCAGCACAAAAAGCGGCAGACCGAAAAGCAGGGGTCGAGGGTCAGTTAAACATGTCGGATTCATCCAAGGTAGGTTTGCTCCGCCAGCGTCGCGACAACATTCGCGAGTGGCTTGACGAGGAAGCCCCCTACACCGAAGTCGACCAGCGTCATCTCGATGCGCACACGCCGGAGCGGGCCTACTGGCACCACGGCTATCAGGCTGCACTAACGGACGTAATGGCTATGCTCGCCCTTGAAGGCGAAAAAACCGACACCTCGGGCATTCCCACTTAGTGCCCGGCGACCGATCGGGGTGCATACGGTTCCCCGGCGGCTGGAAGTCGTGGAACAGCTCGCACTCGGCGTGGAACGCCGCCTCGCCTGTCGTCACGCACCGGTACTTGAAAAGATTGCCGGACCCGATGCGCTCCAAAAGCGTGTCCCGGAGATTGTCGTCGGCACGGCCCACATAATGAACATAAAAGCGGCCATCCGGACCTTTGTGCCCAAGGACGAAGGCACCCGGCACAATGCGCGGAATGGCGTTCGTGATCTCGTCGTAAGCGAGCCTGAAAGGCCCGAGAAGTCCACTGCTAGACATCGCTCTTGCTGCTCGTCTGATCGCCGATAGATAGATAACGCTCATCACTCGCTCGCACGCACGACACGCTTCTTAACAGCGCCTTAAACATAGATCCCGCCGGCCTCCCTGCGAATGCCGGCGCCGCCGTTATCCTTATCGCCGGACGGCGCCTGGTAAGCGCCTGCCCCAGCATCGCTCTGACGGCCCTGACCGCCCGATGAGCTGCCAAGCCCCTGGCCCTGCCCGGACTGTCCCTGCGGCCCGCCTTGCGAAGCCGACGCACCCG from Hyphomicrobium sp. CS1GBMeth3 includes:
- a CDS encoding response regulator encodes the protein MKTALVVDDSSFIRKIARQILDNMGFEVSEAADGSDALAQCQKGFPDLILLDWNMPVMSGLEFLTKLRKMPGGDAPQVVFCTTENTRDKILTALEAGATEYIMKPFDQEIIRTKLEQIGMV
- a CDS encoding glycoside hydrolase family protein, which codes for MHSFYLDAIRNFEGYTPQASWDYAQFSNGYGTRAQFAGEVIDRAEAERRFHAEVSSARAIVEKAAGHTDEGTKAALTSLTYNAGTAWIGSGLGDAVRRGDLDAVRDIFVQYNKAGGEVLQGLVSRRTQEAEWIGNPDMIASASRVDAGAATGLPPVVAERDQSARQVADLIRSRPAEATPAPESLVQRGPRVERAALAGAMGNVSSDALIALIGTDALAPDRVADIARLAQLDRGSELARSGQERADNETQRV
- a CDS encoding protein-glutamate O-methyltransferase CheR is translated as MSQAFDALCDYLRRQSGLVMDQSKKYLVDSRVMPIVRRERLSGLEELVALLQKGQSPKLAKDVIEAMTVNETYFFRDKAPFDQFRSVMLPALLTARQNEKRLRIWSAAASTGQEAYSLAMILEEFAAKLAGWKIDIVATDLSEQVLEKAKKGIYSQFEVQRGLPTPMLLRHFNQIGESWQLSDHIRSKVTFRQLNLLSDFTVLGRFDVILCRNVLIYFDAARKTDILARMTRVLAPDGFLTLGASESLIGLKTDLVAHPEHRGIFARAAAAAASTPRFTPRTDQPSATLPPGFGATALSAAARLRTTG
- a CDS encoding chemotaxis protein CheW gives rise to the protein MSTAVAIPSASDVPTAGEESYFTVFAGGEAFGLSVLQTQTIFRIQSVTPIPLGPADIVGLVNLRGKIVTAVSLRRRLCIPVDEVHNSLAIGIEHKGENFALIVDEVGDVLTLDASMKVPIPAHFDPTRSRLMSGLYKVGNLLVPALNIEALFDFTN